In Plasmodium knowlesi strain H genome assembly, chromosome: 7, one DNA window encodes the following:
- a CDS encoding normocyte binding protein, with the protein MGRNPFFLFFCHLLFIHSGSCKDNNRSQHHRPKRDLRLSPIHVTSLRSDQLEQIREAREHEQNNNNSDNSNDYLNVDSKNNQKKLNSDEHNNNNSDNSNDYPNENSKNNQKKLNYDEENNSSFISLKKYKIARKPSRYSYLDQDKKIYTVNTEDKEKKYIQKKINTPSNTFIQKAKGRSHGIVTQVNNLDYVCVMNNDDNIISLFRPYNPEIYSFREMKHYAERNELLNKKVLTIHNDEIKRIEDILSRSMKECSNQTSELSVLINHLENPERYEIPESEYGAKKQNYKDKLSILHECMKRNYNKHKEEIKKSHSRIYGTIDHMDCSWTNYCPTGTYYNMIALRRMDVTNYNIRDITSFLKKIKEIYIFGQDIMKEIKGHLHTSLALETAQFILEEINYIINDMEIHLRKINKAIKDIYELSRQDPWSSFHRTVLQNSLFSLALRYSTFKVSVDVLNKLENASNIKIEKLHQTFRKFKDGLNNTISTHISSTYVISTINYILSSPDEISKSLESLHTFSSEEIKEHILYSNPEIKEAKKNLDEKFAKLNEYFKNTRELAKRINGKFVLNLKTREQLENKRNIKNKENMTPLENCKMLLSVIKDIKLDEKKLKENNKEIEQFSNRIKGIKSNFEETSIGVHEDVRIIKELIEMEKGRHYIKEDIKKHLKYFSMVLDNIKEIISYKDKIEKYIQSMDTLIKEYPDIEQKFTIEKIDLQNKTESIINSFYKENLQTFVDELAESNRKFQALEKDQHTAKGIRELYEQTKKKHEELVNRKCDHIPQILNDLNEVINSLLQLKDKIIKEHTQKIKNDMLSVFNNLTEENKQLKKNLENYKQNAEKMNTYYINTIKERKNKFFTTLIEKEENIPEGKDIYEEYIQHKNDVVNKESTLITHDIGVFRVNITKAKDQIESYKNAMQKLDTENNGTFQEIETWLESLNTKIEQLHLEDLEQELRHYKESVNNAIDEIENMKKEIDTLKFLNILINNSNKNAKSILKIKENKNNLIKKIDIHNEELSNYRIIEEKEKSSLVDMLKELKSSVEKEIPEASIEELEAQEKDLKNSCENEKRHMNGIAVDSTDMDSTDTHRTNVNDSPVDRRLGTNKEKLEKYKTLCQNTELVINKFNANYQALEKKIDALVKNQHSQIITLIDKLIEKKRTEIKEKIELNLNSLNNTKTKINAFHFDEAVRKDRNVTVQSKISAFETHVKDTVQNIDNEIKKMNTMKEKCDSYMEMFHKEKEEQSTEFKDRSKRMEEIYKNMEEIYKNMEEIYNKMQEGSNILNQGTEESSVNLLDKETEESLRNILNHVKQIEMEHTRIFIHHFFHIIQEENEKAKLIMADIESSKKKIDEIQKGTEDVYQQKNMNNFSYEEYYTKATQSIHQINEFSNKATEDKEQADRCNDINEIEHIKTSINSNLQKVKAEYNSIGEIREQMNSMRDLLLLNNSKAIATEIENSTEHALKFREEAVKEHKKAKELLDQVTAKIDKAKEYKDKMNITLDDEQINDHVKNIETIKREIVNKNKNELESYVDKIKEYKDKCKTQVINSNRGKEKIALLKTDKDNKDNNSNNVDMNKVDENIRKSEQYFKEVENLEKEAKNYVQLFMKHEQMINNTFEEAEILGIETKSQKKFNKGKEIIDEIKKRYSEMQEKVTDLQGKLNKLKKKPNIDNNNHDNDDDDDVVIVEEDKVLKEELYNNEMATKAKVLIQTNLESVKYNLSQIVHIKEKGDTVYQKAIDTMNSLTEPLQNKNTKTLDMVKIDESKYMEYVTQINECKNVIIAEMNKLNEISSNVISIEKELNASRRNYEIGLLQRMDEVSQSKKANMDLKKESINSTMNYFSSLSHGLELKEYDFNKNIHVHQQKMKEIYDKFEESLKKIHENLNKALLEENAHYTFANQLRKESQQEKAKLIHSEKEAIKYIEDMKITESMRFIHHIKENLKKISTSINEEKLRIYKGHEFIKQIVEGIKNTDEERDISEKIQQAEEKNAQLQTHMHSTYKNTAKEMLEYITTSARFINIKIIPELTSIELHGNETVKLTFQSDNKDILEIENISKNENELHVQKSIEEAFHLALDINKCANDIEAQQRLNKQFISTINEVHHKTKSIDELKNNVKIAKSKESTISNKLMDISNKIAELDQLSCEEKSYDKRFIENIEKINVKKIRDSFKEEKGKANMDFQLNNIIKKDFVTLQTSLRSVEQAVEALKAKEIHTTYLHATKGDMERVHNKMNNIEQNIATLNESLDKLISKGKECEIANYTSFKSSVQSKINADEEIIHNMQKDVNQYLTFIKNNYNTIMKDIVTLNEHFSNKVIPDYDSTNFEKANKISEELFATVEQSKSIMNNIKNAFIVVKEGTELFTTLNNSAQEIEKLYNTLDNKKNEMNEIYKTSIFIKSQEMKSSASKYTDIGKIFNKVLETQKSEIQNNKSSVDLLKDIINIKLKNLEDTDSTFTLVSINKFDELSNNIKASIEELKQLEQTNRQKHNHVEEDKEHIAHLIKRKESLKNSLKEYEEEENFKKLKGNIPNQVIKDIENMKEEIRKSDELYIELMKKVNENNELCKNNYTENYVSQVLEKIGELKKRFSQNLPEKEKFLQIQGKFNEIKLLFGEIETSYNVEEFVTKMYKQMNNEKESLGDEENREKITLAIQNVTNYKDDVKTYLSKFTNALERINIIKKGIDDLFSSLRNNNTKAKENAKQYVNDSVKIVNELNSHISKITELKNYAENMINKLEEVLSKLIHSPAKDATYETQMLADETEHTHHDHSYSGDHSKGKGAHGRTRFAGSIIIGLSVISGVVLLNRNHNSDEEEEHCEHDDHEAFEGNKDYIVHDKEEVIEVCFSDND; encoded by the exons ATGGGAAggaacccatttttcctgtttttctgCCATCTCCTGTTTATTCATTCAG GATCATGTAAGGACAATAATAGAAGTCAACATCATAGGCCAAAAAGGGATTTGAGGCTATCTCCAATACATGTCACTTCCTTAAGAAGTGACCAATTAGAGCAAATCCGTGAAGCAAGGGAacatgaacaaaataataataacagtgATAACAGTAATGACTACCTTAATGTAGATAGCAAAAATAATCAGAAAAAACTTAATTCCGATGAacacaataataataacagtgATAACAGTAATGACTACCCTAAtgaaaatagcaaaaataaTCAGAAAAAACTTAATTACGATGAAGAGAATAATTCCTCCTTCATATCCTTGAAAAAGTATAAAATTGCAAGAAAACCATCACGTTATTCATATTTGGACcaggacaaaaaaatatatacagtTAATACAgaagataaggaaaaaaaatatatacagaAAAAGATTAATACCCCTTCGAATACATTCATACAAAAAGCTAAAGGACGATCCCATGGAATAGTGACACAAGTGAATAATTTGGATTATGTTTGTGTCATGAATAATGATGATAatataatttctttattccgtCCATATAATCCTGAAATATACTCTTTTAGAGAAATGAAACATTACGCAGAACGTAATGAACTATTGAATAAGAAAGTTCTAACTATTCATAATGATGAAATTAAACGCATTGAGGATATATTATCTCGGAGTATGAAGGAATGCTCCAATCAGACTTCTGAATTGAGCGTGTTAATAAATCATCTGGAAAATCCCGAAAGATATGAAATTCCAGAAAGTGAATACGGTGCTAAGAAGCAAAATTATAAAGACAAACTTAGTATTTTACATGAATGcatgaaaagaaattataacAAACATaaagaggaaattaaaaaatctcACTCACGAATCTATGGTACTATAGATCATATGGATTGCAGCTGGACTAACTACTGTCCAACAGGTACATATTACAATATGATTGCGTTACGACGAATGGATGTTACAAATTATAACATTAGAGATATTACGTCATTTCtaaagaaaattaaggaaatatatatatttggcCAAGATataatgaaggaaataaaaggacACTTACATACAAGTCTTGCCCTTGAAACGGCTCAATTTATATTAGAAGAAATTAACTATATTATAAATGATATGGAAATtcatttaagaaaaataaataaagccATAAAAGATATATATGAACTTTCTAGACAAGATCCTTGGAGTTCTTTCCACAGAACGGTACTTCAAAATTCACTTTTCTCCTTGGCTCTTCGTTATTCCACTTTTAAAGTTAGTGTTGACGTTTTGaataaattggaaaatgCGTCTAACATCAAAATAGAGAAACTTCATCAAACATTTAGAAAATTCAAGGACGGATTGAACAATACAATAAGTACTCATATATCCTCTACATATGTTATTTCCActattaattatattttgtcTAGCCCTGATGAAATTTCAAAATCCTTAGAATCATTACACACTTTTAGTTccgaagaaataaaagaacatattctttattccaatccagaaataaaagaggcaaaaaaaaatttagatgaaaaatttgctaaattaaatgaatattttaaaaatacaaGAGAGTTAGCtaaaagaataaatggaaaattcgtattaaatttaaaaacacGTGAACAATtagaaaacaaaagaaatataaaaaataaggaaaacatGACTCCTTTAGAAAATTGTAAGATGCTCCTAAGTGTTATAAAGGATATAAAATTAGatgagaagaaattaaaagaaaataacaaaGAAATAGAACAATTTTCAAATAGGATTAAAGGTATAAAAAGCAATTTTGAAGAAACATCTATAGGTGTTCATGAAGATGTGCGTATAATTAAAGAATTAattgaaatggaaaaaggacgTCATTATATAAAAGAGGAcataaaaaaacatttgaaatatttttcaatggTGTTGGATAATATAAAGGAAATCATTTCCTATAAGgacaaaatagaaaaatatatacaaagtATGGACACGTTGATAAAAGAATACCCTGATATCGAGCAGAAATTTACCATCGAGAAAATTGATTTGCAAAACAAAACGGAATCCATCATTAATTCATTTTATaaggaaaatttacaaaCTTTTGTAGATGAATTAGCAGAATCTAATAGAAAATTTCAAGCTTTAGAAAAAGATCAACATACTGCAAAAGGAATTAGAGAATTATATgaacaaacgaaaaaaaagcatgaaGAACTGGTAAATAGGAAATGTGATCATATACCccaaattttaaatgatttGAATGAAGTGATAAATAGTCTTTTACAGctaaaggataaaattataaaggaacatacgcaaaaaattaaaaatgatatGTTAAGCGTATTCAACAATTTaacggaggaaaataaacaattaaaaaaaaatctcgaGAACTACAAACAAAATgctgaaaaaatgaacacttATTACATAAATACgataaaggaaaggaagaacaaatttttcACTACTTTaatcgaaaaggaagaaaatattcctGAAGGAAAGGATATTTATGAAGAATATATACAACATAAAAATGATGTTGTTAATAAGGAAAGTACCTTAATAACACATGATATAGGTGTATTTCGAGTAAATATAACAAAGGCTAAAGACCAAATAGAATCTTATAAGAACGCAATGCAAAAGTTAGATACAGAGAATAATGGGACATTTCAGGAAATAGAAACATGGTTAGAAAGTTTGAACACGAAAATTGAACAATTACATTTGGAAGATTTGGAACAGGAATTAAGGCATTACAAAGAATCCGTTAATAATGCCATAGACGAAATAGAgaatatgaaaaaggaaatagacACACTTaagtttttaaatattctcATAAATAACTcaaacaaaaatgcaaaatcgattttaaaaataaaagaaaacaagaataatttaataaaaaaaatagatatcCATAATGAGGAATTAAGTAATTACAGGATCatagaggaaaaggaaaaatcatCCCTTGTGGACATGTTGAAGGAATTAAAGAGTAgtgtagaaaaggaaataccTGAAGCGTCCATAGAAGAATTAGAAGCACAGGAAAAAGATTTGAAGAATTCctgtgaaaatgaaaagcgtCATATGAATGGGATCGCTGTGGATAGCACTGATATGGATAGCACCGATACGCATAGAACCAATGTGAATGACAGCCCTGTCGATAGGCGGCTTGGAACcaataaggaaaaactcgaaaaatataaaactcTGTGCCAAAACACAGAACTAGTTATAAACAAATTCAACGCCAATTATCAAgcattagaaaaaaaaatagatgcATTGGTAAAAAATCAACATAGCCAAATTATAACATTGATTGATAAACtcatagaaaagaaaaggaccgagataaaggaaaaaatagagtTGAATCTAAATTCTCTAAATAAcacgaaaacaaaaataaacgcttttcattttgatgaAGCTGTGAGAAAGGACAGAAATGTTACGGTTCAAAGCAAAATAAGTGCTTTTGAAACACATGTGAAAGATACAGTGCAAAATATAGacaatgaaataaaaaaaatgaacacaatgaaagaaaaatgtgattCGTATATGGAAATGTTCcacaaggaaaaagaggagcAAAGCACCGAATTCAAAGACAGAAGTAAAAGGATGGaagaaatttataaaaatatggaagaaatttataaaaatatggaagaaaTTTATAACAAAATGCAGGAAGGAAGCAACATATTAAACcaaggaacagaagaaagCTCAGTCAACTTATTAGACaaagaaacagaagaaaGCTTACGCAACATATTAAACCATGTAAAACAAATCGAAATGGAACACACCAGAATTTTTATTCAtcacttttttcatataaTCCAGGAAGAAAACGAGAAAGCTAAATTGATTATGGCAGATATCGAATCatctaaaaagaaaattgatgaaattcaaaaaggaacagaagatGTCTACCAACAAAAGaatatgaataatttttcatatGAAGAATATTACACGAAGGCTACACAAAGTATCCATcaaataaatgaattttcTAACAAAGCCACAGAGGATAAGGAACAGGCTGATAGATGTAATGATATAAACGAAATAGAACATATCAAGACAAGTATTAATAGTAATCTTCAAAAAGTAAAAGCAGAATATAATTCTATAGGAGAAATAAGAGAACAAATGAATAGTATGAGAGATTTACTCCTTTTAAATAATTCTAAGGCTATCGCTACCGAAATAGAAAATAGTACAGAACATGCATTAAAATTTAGGGAAGAGGCTGTAaaggaacataaaaaagcaaaggaatTATTAGATCAAGTAACCGCTAAGATAGATAAGGCAAAGGAATATAAAgacaaaatgaatataacTTTAGATGatgaacaaataaatgaccatgtaaaaaatattgaaacAATAAAACGTGAAATTgtgaataaaaacaaaaatgaattgGAGTCTTATGTagacaaaattaaagaatATAAGGATAAATGTAAGACTCAAGTCATTAATTCTAATaggggaaaagagaaaattgccCTTTTGAAAACGGATAAGGACAACAAGGACAATAATTCTAATAATGTGGACATGAATAAGGTGGACGAAAATATAAGAAAATCGGAACAATATTTTAAAGAGGTAGAAAATCTGGAGAAAGAAGCAAAGAACTATGTACAGTTATTCATGAAACATGAACAAATGATCAATAATACTTTCGAGGAAGCTGAGATTTTAGGAATAGAAACAAAgtcacagaaaaaattcaacaaaggtaaagaaattatagatgaaattaaaaagagatATTCTGAAATGCAAGAAAAAGTAACGGATTTGCAAGGAAaattgaacaaattaaaaaaaaaaccaaatattgacaacaacaaccacgataatgatgatgatgatgacgtcGTCATCGTCGAAGAGGACAAAGTATTAAAGGAGGAGCTCTATAATAATGAAATGGCCACCAAAGCAAAAGTACTTATACAGACGAACCTAGAAAGTGTCAAATATAATTTATCCCAAATTGTtcatataaaagaaaaaggagatacAGTATATCAGAAAGCCATAGACACCATGAATTCTTTAACAGAACccttacaaaataaaaatactaaAACATTAGACATGGTAAAAATAGACGAATCTAAATATATGGAGTACGTAACTCAAATAAatgaatgtaaaaatgtaatCATCGCAGAAATGAATAAACTGAACGAAATAAGTTCCAATGTTATTAGtatagaaaaggaattgAATGCATCGAGAAGAAATTACGAAATTGGACTTTTGCAAAGGATGGATGAAGTAAGCCAAAGTAAAAAGGCAAAtatggatttaaaaaaagaatccatAAATTCAACCATGAAttacttttcttccttgtccCATGGTCTAGAGTTAAAGGAATATGactttaataaaaatatacatgtgcaccaacagaaaatgaaagaaatatatgacaaatttgaagaatccctgaaaaaaattcatgaaaatttaaataaagcGTTATTAGAGGAAAACGCACATTATACATTTGCGAATCAACTCCGAAAAGAATCTCAACAAGAAAAAGCCAAATTAATACATagtgaaaaagaagcaataaaatatatagaagATATGAAAATAACGGAATCCATGAGATTTATACAtcacataaaggaaaatttaaaaaaaataagcacatcgattaacgaagaaaaattaagaattTATAAAGGACATGAATTCATTAAACAGATAGTTGAAGGTATTAAAAATACCGATGAGGAACGTGATATatcagaaaaaatacaacaggcagaagagaaaaatgcacaattACAGACACATATGCATTCTACATATAAAAACACGGCTAAAGAAATGTTAGAATATATAACTACCTCTGCAAGATttataaatattaaaataattccAGAATTAACTTCCATCGAGTTACATGGAAACGAAACAGTAAAATTAACATTTCAATCGgataataaagatattctagAAATAGAgaatatttcaaaaaatgaaaacgaatTACATGTCCAGAAAAGTATAGAAGAAGCTTTTCATCTTGCTTTGGATATAAACAAATGTGCAAACGACATAGAAGCACAGCAAAGGCTAAACAAACAGTTCATCAGCACAATAAACGAAGTACATCATAAAACTAAGTCCATagatgaattaaaaaataatgtaaaaattgcaaagagTAAGGAAAGTACTATATCCAATAAACTAATGGACATTTCTAACAAAATTGCTGAATTAGACCAACTGTCAtgtgaggaaaaaagttATGATAAACGTTTTATAGAAaacatagaaaaaataaatgtaaaaaagatACGTGATTcctttaaagaagaaaagggaaaagcaaaTATGGATTTTCaattaaataatataataaaaaaggattttgTGACTTTACAAACATCTTTAAGAAGTGTTGAACAGGCAGTGGAAGCTTTAAAAGCAAAGGAAATTCATACTACATATCTACATGCTACGAAAGGAGACATGGAACGAGtacataataaaatgaataacatagaacaaaataTTGCAACTCTAAATGAATCCTTGGACAAATTAATAAGTAAGGGAAAAGAATGTGAAATAGCTAATTACACATCCTTCAAAAGTAGTGTTcaaagcaaaataaatgcTGACGAAGAAATAATCCATAATATGCAGAAAGATGTTAATCAATATTTaacttttattaaaaataattacaatACCATCATGAAAGACATCGTAACATTAAATGAACATTTTAGCAATAAAGTAATTCCTGATTACGATTCGactaattttgaaaaagcaaataaaatttcGGAAGAATTATTTGCAACAGTCGAACAATCGAAAAGCATCATgaacaatataaaaaatgcctTCATAGTAGTTAAGGAAGGAACTGAATTATTTACTACGTTAAATAACAGCGCacaagaaatagaaaagctTTACAATACATtagataataaaaagaacgaaatgaacgaaatttacaaaacatccatttttataaaatcaCAAGAAATGAAATCAAGTGCTAGTAAATATACGGATATTGGTAAAATATTTAACAAAGTACTAGAGACACAAAAATCAGAAATTCAAAATAACAAGAGTAGCGTAGATTTGCTTAAAGacataataaatataaaacttAAAAATTTAGAAGATACGGATAGCACATTTACCTTAGTATCCATAAATAAGTTTGATGAATTAAGTAATAATATTAAAGCAAGTATAGAGGAATTGAAACAGCTAGAACAAACGAATCGCCAAAAACATAATCATGTGGAAGAGGACAAGGAACATATTGcacatttaataaaaagaaaagagagcTTGAAAAATTCACTAAAAGaatatgaagaagaggaaaattttaaaaaattaaaagggaaTATACCAAATCAGGTAATTAAAGACATAGAGaatatgaaggaagaaatccgGAAATCTGATGAGCTGTACATagaattaatgaaaaaagtgaacgaaaataatgaattgtgtaaaaataaCTATACAGAAAATTACGTTTCCCAAGTACTGGAAAAAATCGGAGAATTGAAAAAACGCTTCAGTCAAAATTTaccggaaaaggaaaaatttttacaaattcaGGGCAAGTTTAATGAAATTAAATTGCTCTTTGGGGAAATAGAAACGTCATATAACGTGGAAGAATTTGTAACGAAAATGTATAAACAAatgaataatgaaaaagaaagctTAGGAGATGAGGAgaatagggaaaaaataacattggCAATTCAAAATGTTACAAATTACAAAGATGATGTGAAAACGTATTTATCGAAATTTACTAATGCTttagaaagaataaatatcataaaaaaaggaatagacgATTTATTCAGCTCCCTACGCAATAATAATACAAAGGcaaaggaaaatgcaaaacaatATGTAAACGATTCCGTAAAAATCGTTAATGAACTAAATAGCCATATTTCTAAAATAACCGAACTAAAGAATTATGCTGAAAACATGATAAACAAATTAGAAGAAGTATTATCTAAGTTAATACATTCACCTGCTAAGGACGCAACGTATGAGACACAGATGTTAGCAGATGAAACTGAACACACACATCACGACCATTCATATAGTGGTGATCattcaaaaggaaaaggtgcaCATGGAAGAACTCGTTTTGCAGGATCCATTATTATTGGTTTGTCTGTCATTTCCGGAGTTGTCCTATTAAACCGTAACCATAATtctgatgaagaagaggaacatTGTGAACACGACGATCATGAAGCATTTGAGGGTAACAAAGACTATATTGTGCACGATAAGGAAGAAGTCATTGAAGTTTGTTTCAGTGACAACGACTAG
- a CDS encoding tryptophan-rich antigen has translation MKVAFIVLYIFSVLLDLSAAIDNLEDFLEKSRKEIGRFTHSTLKDTSKGTENVEQLVKDEWHEWMDEMQMEWNEFNSSLESEKNKWFGKKEKEMINFIKSIEDKWLYFNENMHEMLNYGILKISLMWNFAEWQEWINKDGKRIIEDQWDNWTTRNQKLYYKLIMREWIKWKNRKIKQWLRRNWVHHEGRILENWELASCAKILAITEKKNWFNSNAQIINERDSLFNWIKEKEGSLVSEERDKWRKWEYNKNDFFKKWMDSFLSHWLNMKKQDILHNQR, from the exons ATGAAAGTTGCTTTCATTGTCCTGTATATATTTAGCGTTTTATTAGATTTATCCGCGGCGATCGATAATTTAGAGGATTTCCTAGAG AAATcaagaaaagaaattggAAGATTCACACATTCTACATTAAAGGACACATCGAAAGGGACAGAGAATGTGGAACAATTGGTCAAGGACGAATGGCATGAGTGGATGGACGAGATGCAAATGGAGTGGAATGAATTCAACTCCTCCCtcgaaagtgaaaaaaacaagtggtttgggaaaaaagaaaaagaaatgataaaCTTTATCAAGTCCATAGAGGACAAGTGGCTCTATTTTAATGAGAACATGCATGAAATGCTTAATTAtggcattttaaaaatttccttaATGTGGAACTTTGCTGAGTGGCAAGAATGGATTAATAAAGATGGAAAACGTATTATAGAAGACCAATGGGATAACTGGACCACTAGAAATCAAAAACTTTACTATAAACTAATTATGAGAGAATGgattaaatggaaaaacagaaaaattaagCAGTGGCTTAGACGTAACTGGGTACACCATGAAGGTAGAATTTTAGAAAATTGGGAGCTTGCATCATGCGCTAAAATTTTAGCTATtactgagaaaaaaaactggttCAATTCGAATGCACAGATTATTAATGAAAGGGACTCCTTATTCAACTGGattaaggaaaaggaaggttcctTAGTGAGCGAAGAACGCGATAAGTGGAGAAAATGGGAATACAACAAAAAcgatttcttcaaaaaatggatggACTCCTTTCTTAGCCATTGgttaaatatgaaaaaacagGATATACTGCATAACCAACgttaa